The DNA window TTCGCGGAGAAGGATGAGGCGAAGGCGCTCGGCGCGCGGTGGGACCCGTCGGCGCGGCGCTGGTACGCCCCGCCCCGGTCGAACCCGGGGCTGCAACGCTGGGCCCGGCAGCCCGAGATCCCCGAGCTGCTCCCCGGCGAAGACCGCCGGTTCGGCAGCGGCCTGTTCGTCGACCTCGTGCCCGCCTCCTGCTGGTTCACCAACGTCCGCTCCTGCATCGCCCAGAAGGACTGGGAACGACTACGTCGGATGATGCGCACCCGCGCCGGGGACCGCTGCGAGATCTGCGGCCGCGAGGAGGACCGGGAGCAGCGGCGCTGGCTCGAGGCCCACGAACGCTGGCACTACGACGACCGTGCCGGCGTACAGACGCTGCGCCGCCTCATCCTGTGCTGCAGCTGGTGCCACCAGGCAACCCACATGGGACTCGCCGACGTCCAAGGCCACGGGGAGACCGCGCGAGCACACCTGCGAGCGGTTACCGGCATGACCCGGGGGCAGACCCAGGACCACATCGACACGGCGTTCGCCCTGTGGCAGGCCCGCTCGGCCCGGACGTGGGAGCTCGATCTGCGCATCCTCACCGCAGCCGGCGTGACCCTCGCTGCCCCACTCGATCATCGCCAGCGCGCCGACGTCGCCCACGAGCTGGTCAGCCAGTACCAAGGCACCGCGCCGCGCGCCGCCGTGGGCGGCTTGACGGCCAACGAGGACACATCTCCCGGCGAGACGAGCCGGCCCAGCACCACTGACTCGGCAGCCCCGCCCGGAGAGGAAGCGGCACCCCCGACACCACATCACCGACCGTGGTGGAAGCGTCCCGGGCACGCAGCTCCGTGACGTCGGCCCTGGTCCGTACCCGGCAGTTACCGGCCAGACCGAGCGACAGTTCGACTGTTCGGATCAGGAACTGTGTCGGACTGTCCGCGATAATCGGTTAAAATCAGTGGCGAGGTGCGCGTGCGACGATCAGGTCAGGGGGAAATGGGTGACCGAGGGTGAACGCCCGGCCGGGATAGAAGCAGTCGTCAACCTGCCATCTCATGAGTGGGATAGCGCCGAGGCGGTGAGCTACGAGACTGCGCAGGAAGCCATCAACGAAGTGATCGGCTGTCACACCGCCGCTCTCAACAGGGAGCGCCGCTCAGCGTCTCCTGACCGAGCTCGGATCGAGCACCTCCGCGCGGAGATCATGGCGTGCGTGCAGGACCAGCGCGGTCTGAACCCCCGCGACCGGCCCGCGATACTGGCCAGCCGCGACAAGTACAGCCATCAACTGGCGGCTCTGCGGGCCGAGCTGCAGTGACGGGCCCGGGAGACCCACTCTCCGGCTACCGGCTCTCACCTGAAGAGAATGCGCGGATCTTCCGTGAGGACATCGCGCCCATGCTGTTGTCCGGATACGCGATGCAGGACAATCCAGTAGTAACCATTCTCATGGCTCAGCCCGGCGCCGGAAAGTCGCGAATCGCCAGCAATATCCGTGAGGCACTCGACGACGGCGGGGGTGTCGTCGAGGTCGACAGCGACCTCTACAAGCCCTTCCACCCCGACTACGCCGAGCTGATGATGACCGACGACCAGAACATGGCGGCGGCGATCGGCCCGGACGGCCGGGCCTGGATGGCCCAGGTCCAGGACTACGTGCGACACCACCGGCTGCACGCCATCGTCCACGACACAGCCCAGGACCCCGAGTCCGCTCTGGGCACACTGCGCGCCTACCGCGACGCCGGGTTCGGCACCGCGGTGGTGGCGCTGGGAGTGCACGAGAGCCAGAGCCTGCAAGGAGTCCTGCACCGCTATCAGGAACAGGTCAGCGAGCGAGGATCAGGACGCCTGACCGTTGCGGAGAAGGCCGCCCTGTCCTACCGGGGGATCCCCGCGACAGCACAGCTGATCGACGAGCGCGCCGCCGCGGACATCGTCGCGGTCTACCGGCGCGACATCGACTCCGCGGCCGGCCCGGCGTACGTCAACCGGCTCGGGGAGGACGGCACCTGGGCGTACCCGCCCGGGTTCGCCCAGGCGATCGAGACCGAACGAGCGCGGCCCCTCACCGAGCGCGAGACGACCAACTTCACCACCGTCCAGAACTACCTACGCAGCAACCTCGCTCCCGAGCTCATCCCCCGCCTCGAGCACGTCGACGCGCTGGCAGCGCAGGTCACCCCCGCCCCGCAGGCCGCAGAACTCGCCGACGAGCCCTCCACCAGTAATCAGGGCGCAGACCCCGCCCCGGACCTGACCCCCGGCACCATCGCGGCCGGGATCGTCGTAGCCGGCGCGGTGGAGTCAGCCGAGCTCGGCGACGTCGAGTTCGCGTCCCGAGACGCCGCGGCGCAGGGCGCCGAGGCCGCGCAGGCGGCCACCGAGCGCCTGCTCGGCGTGGCCGGCAGCGACCGGAACGGTCGGGTTCCGGCGGCCTCGGCGCTGGCCCGCGCCGTGGACAACTACCGGGCGCGCCAGGCGTTCGACGAGCGTTCGCACCGCGACCAGCTCGGCGTCGAGTCCGCGCGCCGCGCACCCGAACAGCCTCGCGGCGCCGAGCTCGACGGGCCTGAGCAGGACCACGGCTACGACCCCACCGACTGACCGGAGCGGGACTGTCAGTACGTCCAGCGGTCGAGGGGGCTGCCGCCGGCCCACATCATGTTCATCCGGTCCGCGAGCCGGGTGTAGGCATCCTCCTCCGCCGGAGTCAGCACGACGTCGCCCCGAGCGTCCTGCAACCGGGCGGCCAGCAGCTCGGTATCGGCAGTGGTAGCCAGGTCCAACAGCCCGTTGATCCGCGCGAACGCCTCGACCAGCTCGCCGCCCGACGGCGCAGCGGTGAACGCGCCGCCGCTGGCCTCAGCACCGGCGGCGATGGCCTCGGCCAGCTCGCTGGCCGGCGCCACCGCCAGCGTGTGTCCCAGACACATCGCGGCGGCCGAGAGCAACGCCAGATCCCCGGCCTCGATCTCGACGAGGCGCAGCGGCCGGTGCTCGTAGTGCCCGTCCGCTCCGAACATCAGCGGCAGCGGCGGCGCTGAGGGATGCGAGCGGGACTGCGTCGCCGCTATCTGACGCTGCACCCGGTTCAGCGCCTCCAGCGCCACCCGCCCAGCCAGCGGGACCGGCAACACCGCGGGACCGTCGGGGTCGTCCTCCTCCCACACCGCCAGGGTCAGCAGCAGCTCCTCGACCCTGGCCAGCTCGGCGACCAGGTCGTCATCGAGATCGGGAATCAGACGCCGCACGCGCGCCGCCGGCCCCACGTCCTGCTCCGTCTGCCCGTACTCGCCCACCGTCGCTCCTCACCGATCCGGCGCCCGAGGCGGGACCGCCGCCGGGCACGGTAGCCCGCACCGCCGACAAACACGGGCGAACAACGACCATCACGTCCGAACAGCTCAGTCCGTCCACGTCGGATCCTGCGCCACGAACCGCAACGTCATGGCCAGGTAATCGCGCATGGACACCGTCGCCGGCGCACGCCGCAGCTGCGTCCACACGGTGTTACTGCGCTGGCTGGACATCGTCCGAGCCTGCGCCACGATCGCGGTCGCCTCGACGTCGTCGACGCCGCGACCGGCCAGGCCGGCCAGTTCCCGAACCAGGGCGGCCGCGCGAGCCTCACCCACCGCCACCCCACCCCATCGACTCATCGTCGAGCGACACCCGGTGTGGGCGACACCGCAGCCGCGGCCGCGCCAGAGACGGACAGAACTGTCGGTGCCCGGCACTAGATTCACGGTCCGTGAGCGAATCAGAGGGCACTGGCGATCACGTGCCGACGGTCGGGGAGCGCGTCCGCGCAGCCGGGCTCAGCGAAGATCGGATCGCCGCGCACATGACGAACAAGGTCCTGCTCCTCGACAGCGAGGCTGTCGCCGACCTGGACCAGCCAGCACCCCCCGGAACCCGTATCAACGTCGGCAACAGCTCCTGACCGACGGCTCACCGGGCCCCGAGCCCGCCCGGAGACTTTCCCGGCTCACGCCACTGCGCAGCGTCGGCGGTCGTGACGGCCAGAGCCACCGAGCGCTCGGGAAAGAACATCCACGCCGTCACGGCCCGGTCGGCGCGCACCTCATCGAGACCCGCCCGCACCAACCCGGCCCGAAGCTCGCCCAACGCCGCCACCGTGTCCCCGCCGAACGGGGTCCCCACCGCGACACCCGACGTGAGCTCAAGGCTCAGTGCTGCCCGGGCGGCGTCGGCGAGCTGCTCCAACCCGTTCACCGCCTCGACCGGTAGCGGATCCGGGCCCACCTGGTCAGTCATCACACGCCCCGCCCCACCGTTCGCACCTGTCCCGCGGGCGCACGGAGCGCACCCCAGGTCTGGACGCCACGGGCAAGATCCGCGAGAGGCCGGCCCGTGGCGCGGCACCGATGCTAACCCACTGAATCGAACACTCGTTCGGGTCGGGTGGTCGGCCGTGCGGACCGTAGGCGCTCAGGGCCGCGCGGCCGGGAACCGCATATCGACCCGCCTGACGGCGGGGCGGTCCTGCCGGCCCTGAGCTTCGCACGGCCTCACTCAATAGCAAGGGTCGCTGCGCGATCGCCTCCGGCGACGACCCTGCGGGCCGCCCTTGCCATCGAGCCTAATGGGGCCCGCCGCACCCGGTCGATCTTGGTTGGCAGGGTCGGTGACCGTAGCCGCCGGTCCGGTGAGCACTCGTCGAGCCTGGGGCCCGTGAGGGATCTCTGCTCTGAGACCGTGCCCCGGCCGGTGGTCGGGAGGACAGAGACCGCTGATGGGATGGCGTGCCCGGCACGACGTGGCGTGAGCACTGATCCATTAGGCCGCCGGCAGTCCTCTCGCGGCTACTCCCGTTGTCGATCGGTGAGAGCGAGGAACATCAACATGCTGTTCGTGGGGGACGACTGGGCCGAGGATCACCACGACGTGGAGA is part of the Pseudonocardia sediminis genome and encodes:
- a CDS encoding DUF5710 domain-containing protein → MGVPAGGARAFLDVPFAEKDEAKALGARWDPSARRWYAPPRSNPGLQRWARQPEIPELLPGEDRRFGSGLFVDLVPASCWFTNVRSCIAQKDWERLRRMMRTRAGDRCEICGREEDREQRRWLEAHERWHYDDRAGVQTLRRLILCCSWCHQATHMGLADVQGHGETARAHLRAVTGMTRGQTQDHIDTAFALWQARSARTWELDLRILTAAGVTLAAPLDHRQRADVAHELVSQYQGTAPRAAVGGLTANEDTSPGETSRPSTTDSAAPPGEEAAPPTPHHRPWWKRPGHAAP
- a CDS encoding zeta toxin family protein, which produces MLLSGYAMQDNPVVTILMAQPGAGKSRIASNIREALDDGGGVVEVDSDLYKPFHPDYAELMMTDDQNMAAAIGPDGRAWMAQVQDYVRHHRLHAIVHDTAQDPESALGTLRAYRDAGFGTAVVALGVHESQSLQGVLHRYQEQVSERGSGRLTVAEKAALSYRGIPATAQLIDERAAADIVAVYRRDIDSAAGPAYVNRLGEDGTWAYPPGFAQAIETERARPLTERETTNFTTVQNYLRSNLAPELIPRLEHVDALAAQVTPAPQAAELADEPSTSNQGADPAPDLTPGTIAAGIVVAGAVESAELGDVEFASRDAAAQGAEAAQAATERLLGVAGSDRNGRVPAASALARAVDNYRARQAFDERSHRDQLGVESARRAPEQPRGAELDGPEQDHGYDPTD
- a CDS encoding LuxR family transcriptional regulator yields the protein MGEYGQTEQDVGPAARVRRLIPDLDDDLVAELARVEELLLTLAVWEEDDPDGPAVLPVPLAGRVALEALNRVQRQIAATQSRSHPSAPPLPLMFGADGHYEHRPLRLVEIEAGDLALLSAAAMCLGHTLAVAPASELAEAIAAGAEASGGAFTAAPSGGELVEAFARINGLLDLATTADTELLAARLQDARGDVVLTPAEEDAYTRLADRMNMMWAGGSPLDRWTY